In Ancylothrix sp. D3o, the following are encoded in one genomic region:
- a CDS encoding DUF4433 domain-containing protein translates to MVFIYHITHLNNLPLILKSGGLFAKNKLIQQEVNHLDIAYERIQDRRARIPVPCGAGGVLHDYVPFYFAPRSPMLYAIHNGRVAGYTQGQNPIIYLVAQAEIIKSEGVPFAFTDGHAVIQYSQFYDDLSALEASIDWAIMKDKYWADTPEDNDRKRRRQAEFLVYQ, encoded by the coding sequence ATGGTTTTTATTTATCATATTACTCATCTCAATAACTTGCCTTTGATTTTAAAATCTGGGGGATTGTTTGCTAAAAACAAATTAATACAGCAGGAAGTAAACCATCTTGATATCGCTTATGAGCGCATTCAAGATCGGAGAGCTAGAATTCCTGTTCCTTGTGGTGCCGGTGGAGTATTGCACGACTATGTGCCATTTTATTTTGCTCCTCGTTCCCCCATGCTTTACGCAATTCACAATGGTAGAGTAGCCGGTTATACTCAAGGACAAAACCCAATCATTTACCTAGTAGCACAAGCCGAAATAATAAAAAGTGAGGGTGTCCCTTTTGCTTTCACAGATGGTCATGCCGTTATACAATATAGCCAATTCTACGACGATCTATCAGCCTTAGAAGCCTCTATTGATTGGGCCATTATGAAAGATAAATATTGGGCTGATACCCCAGAAGATAACGATAGAAAGCGGAGGCGACAAGCAGAATTTTTAGTCTATCAA